The DNA sequence CCAGTTCATAATTTACCAAATAAAAGATGACTAACAAAGTTCACAAAATAGATGGTGGTTTGTGGAAAAGACTTTTACCCAATTAAGTACAAGGAAAGTTACAAACCAGACCTCcactttctaaaaataagaagTTTACTCAGTCTTAGAAAACTACAAGCTAGCAAATGTACAGAGAGCTGGCTGGTGCTAACACCACAGTTGAGACAGTGTCTTTTTAAGGGTCTTTTTTAAAGCCTGTTGCCATGGCAGATTCTGGTCACTTGCTACTTTCAAGGCCAAAAACACAATACAAGGTCTGACCATTTCCCCAGGTCATGCTTACTAGTTTGTCTTTATgtacatttatacatatttaagtgCTAGGTAAAAGTCTTGTCATAAAACTTCCAGTACTACCATGTTTAAAACGTTGAGCTTTCCTATTGAGCTGCCAAAAAGGTTAACAATAACAATTTTCAAGTGTAATAGTGCAAATTCCTCTGCAAGGTCTACTGCAGAGAAAGGTTCTTTGAAATACAGATTTTCGTTCAAGGGATTGATGTAAAATTTAAGTATGTCTGGGAGAAACTGAAACCACCCTAGGACTTCGCTCCCTAGCAAATAAAGTGATCATTTACTTGGACTCACAGGCTATTAAATCATTGAAAAGTACTGTCCAAACTATGGCactgtcacttaaaaaaattttaccatTCTATCTTGTGCCAGATCTTCACAGCTGTAACATGGTTAAATTCCATAATCCATCCCCAAAAGGAGCCCACCCAAAGCAAAAATCAAATTTATCCATCCATTATAAGATGATCCATCCACAGACTATATCTTAACCTGATACAGTCATCATATTGTAGTTTTTGGAAGGGCTTGTTCTGCCCAAGAGAAGTTCCTCCTTACAGCTGATTCTGCTGTCTACCATTTGCACGTTGGTGCTGTTTTGAGTGCTACCTCCTGCTGGTGAGGCTTCATACAGCACACAGATGGAGCCATCCTCTCCAATTCTGTAGGACACTTCGTAGGGGTCAACCCAGAGTGTGAGTTCACTTGGGAGCAGCCTGAACAGCTCCTGACTGCTCAGTCCAATCCGTTGTGCTGCCTGTCCAATCAGAGGATCCATTTTATGGTTGATGCGAATACAACGGTAACCTGATCCCTTGCATGGCTTTTCTGGGAACCAGTGATGTTTATAATGTTctatagaagaaaagaagaacagaGAAACAATGCTTAGGCTCGTTACTGTTAGCTCCCGCTCTAGTTTCCTTCTTCCGCTGGCTCCTTTGTGGAGcgaaaatgaaaactattaactTTTAGAAAACGTCCAGGACTGCATTCGCTGCTGGGCATGTGCGGGAATGGGGAAAGAGCGGGCAAGGTTTTAGAAATAACAGGAGTACCGGACAAAACAATCTCCAGGAACCAACCGGTTGAGCCGCCAAAACAGGAATCAGGCGCGCAGCCTCGGCCAGCCGGGAAGCCGGATGGCACCGGCGGCCAAGCGGGAACCTGTTTActttctccaccccaccccagccacacaCAATGGAGTTTATGGTGTTGGAGAAGAGAAGGGCCACTGGACTGTTAACCCCGAAGGCAAGAAAAGCAACCCTAAACCACGCTCTGGGCAAGGCTGTAATTGTGCCGGTGACAAATCCGATGATTAATGGGCAGCGGCTGGAGGCGCGGGGAGACCGCACGTCCGTCCCGAGCTGGCTCCGGGGCAGCTTCCCACCCCGGGGCCCGGCCGCCGACCACGCAACGGTCGGAGGGATAGGGGGGAGGGGTCGTCGAAccaaccccagccccagggctcctTTGTCCCCAAATGCGCCGACGGTCCTTGGACCGCAGCTCCTGCCTCCGTGGgctttagtttctttgttgtgcgtgtcttctcccctcctccGTTTGCCAGCCGGGGGAGGGGGCGCCCTCGGTCCAGCCCCCAAACCCTCGCCAGGACCCGACGTTAGCGGCCGCCCACCGCTGCCTGTCCGGTCCCGCGGCGGGACCCGAGCGCGCCCAGCCTAGAGCGCTGCCGAGGATCCCACGGACCCGACGACCCGGTCCCGACCCCGGGTGTGGGGCCCGCGTCCCCGTggcgcccctcgcccctcgctcACCTGCCAGTAGCTCCTGCAGGCTCTGGCTGAACGTCTGCAGCTGTCGCTCGCTCGTGAGCCCCTTGGTGCGAAGGAACTTGGAGATGAAGGACACGGCAGCGGCGATCTCGCCTATCATGGTGGCGGCCCGAGTGTAGAAGGGATGCatgggggcggcgggcgggggcggcCCGGGGCGGCCGGGGCTCGGCGGCGCGGCCCCGACGGCGGAGCGGCCACCCCGGGCTCCCTCACAGGGCAGAAggctgagaggaagagaggaCGTGAGGGGCGGACggctacttttttttccttttagagtaaaaaaagttattttcgaGACAGGAGGcggcaggagagaggaagagacgaGCGACGGCAGCCTGGTCACATCGCTCGGACCTCCCCAGCCGCCTCCGCCTCCAGCTCCGCAGCCTCCGAAGACCCCAACAGTGGCATTTCCAGCTCCGAGGGGCGAAGAGATGCAGCCGCCGTGCAGCACTCTTTATAGGCCACGGAAAGGAAGTGGCGTAGCTGGAGCGTGACGGCCGTCACCAGCCAATCCAGAGATCGCACCATTGTGACGCAAGCAGATTCGGAGCTGGAGGGGGCGGGAAAAGGGCCCAGGGGGCGGGTCCAGAGGccgggaagagagggaggagctgACGTAATCCGCTTGTAAACAAATAAACCCCGAGTGGCGGCTGGAGACCGAGTTGCTGTGTCGGGGGACGGAGGAAGCTGAGGGTGCGCGTGTGAAAGCTCCGCCCCCAGTCCTAGCTCCTCCTACTCGCTTTAGCGGGTCTGAGGCCCTGAGCCAGCACATCCTTCTGCGGGAGTGCGCTACCCGGGCCCGCTTGGCCTGGGCGACTAGGGGGTGAGAGCTTTGTAGATGAGAGCGGCCGGCTCCGGCTGAGTCTACACGCGCGCCG is a window from the Eulemur rufifrons isolate Redbay chromosome 16, OSU_ERuf_1, whole genome shotgun sequence genome containing:
- the BTG1 gene encoding protein BTG1, whose amino-acid sequence is MHPFYTRAATMIGEIAAAVSFISKFLRTKGLTSERQLQTFSQSLQELLAEHYKHHWFPEKPCKGSGYRCIRINHKMDPLIGQAAQRIGLSSQELFRLLPSELTLWVDPYEVSYRIGEDGSICVLYEASPAGGSTQNSTNVQMVDSRISCKEELLLGRTSPSKNYNMMTVSG